A region from the Vicia villosa cultivar HV-30 ecotype Madison, WI linkage group LG3, Vvil1.0, whole genome shotgun sequence genome encodes:
- the LOC131655738 gene encoding PLAT domain-containing protein 3-like translates to METPITLFALFFLLTFCFAATIKAEDCVYTVYVRTGSIIKGGTDSIIGLKLYDASGYGIYIKDLEAWGGLMGSGYNYFERGNLDIFSGRGPCLEGPVCAINVTSDGSGPHHGWYVNYVEVTSTGVHTPCAQEQFTVEQWLATDTSPYELSAVRNYCKYDLSQARTELKVIEAVRSGSGSGLGPDYSILGSVARA, encoded by the exons ATGGAAACTCCAATCACTCTCTTCGCTCTCTTCTTCCTTCTCACCTTTTGCTTCGCCGCAACCATTAAAGCT gAAGATTGTGTGTACACGGTGTACGTTAGAACCGGGTCAATAATCAAAGGCGGAACAGACTCGATCATCGGGCTCAAGCTATACGATGCATCCGGTTACGGAATCTACATCAAGGATCTTGAAGCATGGGGCGGGTTAATGGGTTCGGGTTACAACTACTTTGAGCGTGGCAACCTTGATATATTCAGTGGCAGGGGTCCTTGTTTGGAGGGACCCGTTTGTGCGATCAACGTGACTTCTGACGGGTCGGGTCCTCATCACGGGTGGTATGTTAATTATGTTGAGGTTACCTCAACTGGGGTTCATACGCCTTGCGCTCAGGAACAATTCACGGTGGAACAGTGGTTGGCGACGGATACGTCGCCGTATGAGCTTTCGGCTGTTAGGAATTACTGTAAGTATGATTTGAGCCAGGCCCGGACTGAATTGAAGGTCATTGAGGCTGTAAGATCCGGGTCTGGGTCTGGGCTTGGGCCTGATTACTCTATTTTGGGCTCTGTGGCCCGAGCCTAG